Below is a genomic region from Mycolicibacter hiberniae.
ATCTCGGACGTCGCGATGCCCGATTCGTCGATCGCCTCGATCGGGGTCTTGCGAACACTGACCAATGTGACGTTGGGGCGATTGAACGTTTGGAAATAGTTGGTGTCGGTGCAGATTCGCTTCGTGCCGATCGGATGGTCTTTGGGGATCAGCAGGTCGGCGACTTCGGGGTCGTCGATCACGGCGCGAATCTTGCCTTCGTAGAACTTTCGGGCCTCCTCGTTGGCCTCGATGTCGATCATCTGGTCAGCGAAGGTCTTGGAGAACAACACCCCGCCCAGCTGCCAGCGTTCCTCGAAGGCCGCACGGCGCTCTTCGGGCGTGGCCTGCATGGTCAGCTTCGGATGTGGCACATGCGGCGACCCACCGCCACTGCGCCAGGACATCTGGCGCCGTTCGTCGTACGTGGCCTTGGCGTGAGCGATCTCCTCGGCGGTCAACGGGCGGTTGCCCGCGGGCACGCTGTAGTTCGGGCTGCGCTGGAAGACGACCAGCTGTGCGGCCTGCTCGGCGATGATCGGAATCGATTGCACACCCGAAGAACCGGTCCCGATGACGCCGACCCGCTTTCCGGTGAAGTCCACGTCTTCGTGCGGCCAGTGCGCGGTGTGATAGATCTCACCGCCGAAGGTCTGCAGTCCCGGGATGTCCGGAGTCAACGGTGAGGACAGCGGCCCGGTGGCCATCACCACGAAGCGCGCGACGACGGTTTCTCCGGTGTCGGTCGCGATCGTCCATCGCATCGTGTCCTCGTCGAGAGCAGCCGATACCACCCTGGCGTTGAAGGTGATCCCCTGCCGCAGATCCAGCTTGTCGGCTACCCAGTTGATGTAGTCGAGGATCTCGGACTGGGTGGCGTACTTCTCTGTCCAGGTCCACTCCTGCTGCAACTCATCGGAGAACGAATAGCAGTAGTCCAGGCTCTCGACATCGCAGCGCGCTCCCGGATACCGATTGAAGTACCAGGTTCCTCCGACCTCGGGTGCCGCTTCGAAGACGCGCACCGACAGCCCCTGTTGCCGGAACTTGTGCAGGGCATACAGGCCACCGAACCCGGCACCCACCACGATGACGTCGACATTGCTCTCGGTCGCGCTGTTCACGGCGGCCACCGTAGGCAGTCACCGAGCGTTCCGGCGCCGACACTTCCCGGTCAACGGGCATCGGGAAATTTCTCCCGGCCACCGGTGAGGGCATCCGGCGGAAGTCGCGCGCTTCCTCACAATGTCGGCCATGACCGATGCA
It encodes:
- a CDS encoding flavin-containing monooxygenase; the protein is MAAVNSATESNVDVIVVGAGFGGLYALHKFRQQGLSVRVFEAAPEVGGTWYFNRYPGARCDVESLDYCYSFSDELQQEWTWTEKYATQSEILDYINWVADKLDLRQGITFNARVVSAALDEDTMRWTIATDTGETVVARFVVMATGPLSSPLTPDIPGLQTFGGEIYHTAHWPHEDVDFTGKRVGVIGTGSSGVQSIPIIAEQAAQLVVFQRSPNYSVPAGNRPLTAEEIAHAKATYDERRQMSWRSGGGSPHVPHPKLTMQATPEERRAAFEERWQLGGVLFSKTFADQMIDIEANEEARKFYEGKIRAVIDDPEVADLLIPKDHPIGTKRICTDTNYFQTFNRPNVTLVSVRKTPIEAIDESGIATSEMHYELDAIVLATGFDAMTGTLAKIDIVGRGGQKLADDWSHGPRTYLGLGVDGFPNLFLVSGPGAPAVLANMVLHAEAHIQWISAAIAYLDQHGYAAIEAIPGAVDAWVAECNRLADATLFPKANSWYVGANVPGKPRVFMLFIGGFATYLDICAEVADAGYKGFTLIKAS